The Stigmatella aurantiaca DW4/3-1 genome contains the following window.
CTTCCGGACCGGGTTCTTCTGGGTGCGCATTCAAGCCCCTGGCTGGCCAATCCGGGGGAAAATGCTCCCCCCAACTGTTGGCACGGGAATACTGAAGGAGGCCGTTTTCTCATGGATCGGCCCCCCTCACGCCAGTCCAGGTCTCACGCTCGGCTGGTGGGTAGGGAACAGTCCCTTCCCAAAGGTGTTCTCCACTCAACACCCGAGTGGGGGGAGGTGGGCTCAGTTCCGGATGCGCGGGGCGGGAGCGATGACGCGCACCGCCAGTTGCTCGCTGCCCGCCACCAGGGTGCTCAGCACTTCGCGGTGGGAGGGCGTCAGCCGGGCCATGGCGCGCAGGGTGGCCACCAGCACCACGGCCTCCATCGGGGACGGAACGGACAGCCCCGAGGGGCCCGTCTTGAGGGGCAGCGGCAACCGCGGCGCCCGGTGGGCCGCGGCCAGCGCCTCCACGGCATAGGAAGGCCGGTGGTCCAGGGTGACGGCGATGGCGGGCAGCGCGGTGGCGGCCCGGCCCTTGCCCTGCCCTTGCAGTTCCATCAGCACCTGAAGGGCGCCGGACTGCTCGTAGAGGGCAATCCCCTCGCCGCCCTCGTCACCGCCGCCGAAGACGCTGCCCTCGTAGGTGTGCGAGTGTGCCCCCGACAAGGTGATGGCGAAGGGCTGGCTGTCGTCCCAGTGGGTCCAGGGTTGGGCCTCCCAGAACTCGGTGGCGGCCTGAACGAAGAGCAGCGCCTTGTCCGCCCCGAGCGCGGCCACGCCCCGCTGCTCCCAGGCCATGAAGGTGGCGATGGCCGCCCGCGCCGTGAGGGCCTGCTCTGGGGGAGGCTCCACCCGGAGGCCCAGACTCTGTGCGACGTCCGCCAGGGCCGGCTCGCAGCACACCTCCGAGGCCTCCACCCCGAGGAGGAGGGCCTGCACCCCCACGGCATCGTCCTGCTCGAAGACCGGGGAGGCGAACTCCCCGGACGCCGAGATGCGCAGGTACACGTTGGTGCTCCCCTGTGCCTGGGAGAGGGGCACGGGGCCGAGCTTGAGCAGGTGAAACATGGTGCCTCCGGGCTATCGCGTCTGGAGCTGTCTGGCGAGTGTTACCCGCTTCGGCCTTCTCCAGAAGCGGCGCCCGGTGTCATCGGCGTGCAGCAGGAAGTCCAACAGGGCGCAGCGCTTGAGCAGCACGACGACCGGCAGTAGCGGAGCGAAACCAAGATCCTGGACATGAATGTTGAGCACCTGCTGGTGAGTGGCGTTCAAGCGACCCTGTCAGCGGGTAGAAGAGCCGCCTCACACGCCATCAGCACCCGTTCCACCGTGCCCCTCTTCAGGCACTCGATGGCCGGTCACGGGCCCCGCTTCCTCGTTCACCCTCCGCCGTTCCATCCAGGAGAAGGTGTCCGCCCTCTCTGCCCAGGAGTTCAACCCCAGAGCCCGAGCCAACCGGAGCTTGGGACGGTCGCTCCTGGTGGCCAGGCGGAACCCTTCGCGACACTTCCTGGCCCTGAGGCACATCCGTGCCGGGAGTCCCGTCTCCCAGAGGGGTGCATGAGTCAGAGGAGGGGACCTCGGGTGGGGAGCCGCCCGTGGGCGGCCGTTGGCTCGAACCTGTAGGACAAGCAGACTGGATGGGACGATTCGCCTCCGACAGCCTCTCCGTGGCGTCCCCATGCTCCGGGGTGGGGTGAGAGGGGACTGTGTCTGCGCAGAGTGGGGGCTGTGACGACCCCTTTGGCTCCTGCGGGGAGGGTGAGTGAGGGGCTGTGTCTGCGCAGAGTGGGGGCAGTAACGACCCTCTTGGCTCCTGCGGGGGTGGGAGGCCTGCGAGCAGGTGCCCATCACTCACCTGGAGCAAGGCGGGCAGTTCCTGGCGCAGGGGCTGCGCGTCCTTGGCTGCCAGGGCATGGAGCGCACAGAGTGCCCACTGGCGAGTGGCCTGCGCATTCAAGTGGGGCACCAGCCGCCGGGCCATTCCTCGGTACGAGCGCTCCAGCGACTGCAGCAGCAGCGCCTGTCCAGGACGCTCCACCGCGCGGGCCGCCTGCCTCAGCAACGCGAACTCCAACTCCGCCCACCTCTCGGGGTGTTCGCCCCAGCGGGCCTCCTCCGCCAACTCGAAGCACAGGCCTGCCAGCGTGTCCAAGTCCCTGGCAGAGGCCTGCTGGCAACACGCCGCCAGCAGTTCCACTGCCGTCTCTCGCTTGAGGGCCAGAAAGCCTTCCAGAAGCTTGCGTCTCTCCGGTTGAGCGGCGCCCGGGCCCTCCAGCACCACTCCCAGGTTCTCCAGGGTCACCGCCCCCTCCCAGGGGAGGGCTCGGCTGCGGCGGCCTGGGTGCTGCTCAATCAACGCTCTGGCGGCCAGGCGCTTCAGCGCTTCACGGACGGTGCTGCGTGAAAGTCCGTAGTGCTTGGCCAGCGAGTTTTCCGAGGGAAGAAAGCCGTCCTGGGGCAGCAGGCCTTGCGAAATCATCCGCTCCAGGTCCTGCTCCACTCGTCCGACCAGCCCCACCCATTCCATCTCCGTCCCCCTCCTTGTTTCAGGCAAGGCCATTACATCACCTGGGGCTGACATGCGGGGTCAGGTGTTCACCCTCTTTGTCCGAGTGCTTAGTTGCGCCCAGTTTGAGCCGGGCGGAGCCCTTGCATTGCCGCTATGCGGCACGCGTCGGTGATTCCGTCCAGCCATTGCTGGCAGCCGCGCCTCGTTTTCGGCAGCCTTCGCACCCGGCGTTCTGCATCCGCTAGGAGCGCGAAAGCGTCCCGCGCACGCTCCGGAAACAAACCAACTGCCTGGACGTATAGGCAGGCGATCGATGGTTCTACGCCACTCTCGACAGGTGGAAGTCATTGCGAGCCTCCCGAGCAAGAATCTGACCGGGGTACTCATGGGTGCACTCCATACCTCTTTGCGCGACTGCCCCCGGTTGGTCGTTGCTTTGAATGGCGCCAGCCCTTGGCGCCGAGGCGTTCAAGCTCCCCAAGTCCCAGCACGGAGCCGATCAAGAAGAGCGCGCGTCAGGTGCCGAGGGAGTGTTGAGGGGTGCTGGTGCCTTGCATGTCTTGAATTTCCGATATTTCGTTTGCGCCCTGCTGGGCGGAGGCATCGTCTCCAGTCGGCGGTGGATATCAGGCAGCACCTCCTGCTGTGCCCATCAAGACCGCAGCTGCCTGGCTGTGTGCATCCGCTTCACCGTGGGCTGTCCTGCGGCCCATCCAGCCTGAGACGCTCGTCGAGCCTGTCCAGCGCCGTCCATCAGTCCATCCCCCCCTGTAGACGGGATAAGCTCAGCGACCGGCCCGGAAGCGCGTAACCTTGTCCACCTTCCCCCGGTGGAGAGGAGCTTCATGGAAACCCTGGTTCGCATCGCGGAGGGCCTCGGCCGCTTCTCCGCGCGCTTCGTGCCCAGCGCCTTCGCCATCGCGGTCCTGCTCAGCCTGCTGACCATGGGGATGGCCATCGGCTGGGCTGGGGCGGCGCCCGAGGCGGTGCTGAGCGGCTGGGGCAGCGGCTTCTGGGAACTGCTCACCTTCTCCATGCAGATGGCCCTGGTGATGTTCACCGGTTACCTGCTGGCGCTCACCGCGCCGGTGCGCAAGGGGCTGGAGTGGCTCGCGGGGCTGGCGAAGGGGCCTCGCGGCGCGGTGGCGCTGATGGCATTCGTGTCCATGGCGCTGGCGTACCTCAACTGGGGCCTGTCGCTGGTGGCGAGCGCCATGCTGGTGCGCTTTGTGGCGCGGCGGCGGCCGGAGGTGGACTACCGGCTGCTGGTGGCGTGCGCCTACTTCGGGCTGGGGGCCACGTGGCACTCGGGGCTGTCCGCCTCGGCCCCGCTGCTCGTCGCCACCCCAGGCCACTTCCTGGAGAAGCAGCTCGGGGTGCTGTCCATTGACCGGACGCTCTTCTCGCCCTTCAACCTGGGCCTTACGGTGGCGGTGGTGGCGGGGCTGACGCTGCTGGCGTGGGCGCTGCACCCGAAGCCTGAGAACACGGTGCGCGTGGACCCGGCCGTGCTGGAGAAGCTGGGAGACTTCGTGCCACCGGAGCGCCCGGCGGACCGGAGCCTCGCGGTGTGGCTGGACCACACGCGGTGGCTCAACCTCGTGTTCGGGGTGCTGGGGCTGCTGTGGTTCGCGCGGCACCTGGCGCTCAACGGCGGCTGGAGGGCCCTCAACCTCAACGTGGTGAACTTCCTGTTCCTGGTGCTGGCGGTGCTGCTGCATGGCACCCCGGCGCGGCTGCTCAAGGCCAGCGAGGAGGCCGGCGGCGTGCTGCACGGCATCGTCCTCCAGTTCCCCCTGTACGCGGGCATCTACGGCATCTTCAAGACCACGGGGCTGACGGATCAGATTGGCGAGCTGTTCGTCTCGATGTCCACGAAGGACACGTTTCCCGCCGTCGTCTACCTTTATAGCGGGGTGGTGAACTACTTCGTCCCCTCGGGCGGCTCGAAGTGGGCCATCGAGGCGCCGTATCTGTTGAACGCGGCCGGGACGCTGGGAGTGGAACCCGAGAAGGTGGTGCTCGCCTATGCCTGGGGAGACATGGCCACGGACCTCATCCAACCGTTCTGGGCACTGCCCCTGCTGACAGTGGCCCGGCTGGAGTTCAAAGACATCCTCGGGTTCCTCCTCCTAGCGTTCCTGCTCTATCTGCCTTTTGTCACCGCGGCCTTCTTCCTCTTCGGGTGAGCGTCCGAGCTACCAGGGGCAGTTGACGACTTCGACGGTGCGTGTGACGGGCGTGGCGCTGTTTCCGCCACTGTCGGTCAGCGTGTAGTTCACCGTATAGGTGCCCTCCACCCAGCCATTCACCTCGCCCGTGTGCCACACCTGGGCCGTGAGGTTGCCGTAGCACGCGTCCGTCGCCTCCACGCCGGGGTCCACCCACGGGCTGCCGCACGTGTGCGTGGACGAGGCCGGGCCCTTGAGCGTCAGCGCCGGGGGCGTCTGATCCTCCACCACCACGGTCCGGATGGCATTGGCGGCACCCGTGGAATCCCAGGCCGCATACGAGACGGAGTAGGTGCCCTCCGCGCCCGTGTTCGGGCCCGATCCGAAGGAGTCATTGCCCGCGTTGTACGCCGTCACGGACAGCGGGGCCCCACAGCCGTTGAACGCCTGGGCCCCCGGGTCCACATACGGCCCCGAGCCACACTCCAAAGTCAGCGTCGCCGCGCCGTTGAGGCTCACGGCCGGCTGCCCCGCGGTGCATGCCTCTACCTGCGCGTCCTCGACAAGGCGCACCTTGATGCGGGAGTAGCTCGTTGACGGCCCGTACTGCTTGTAAGCCACCGCCTTCTGGACCGTTCCCAGGGAGGCGAACGCGGGCCGCTCCGTGCTCGGGGTGGTCGCCAGCGTCTGCTCCGCGTTAGGCGGCACCACCCCATCGGGGAGCACCCGGGTGCTGACGAGTTGGGCAACTCCGTTGCGCGTGGCATGGTGGGTGACGAGGAAGCTCTGCGGGTCGGCACTCACGACGGCCGGCGAGGTGGCGCCCTCGCCCACGAGGAAGCTCGTGTCGCTGAACGGCTGTCCCTTCACCTGTGACAGCCTCACCCGCCGGGCCTTCACGATGCCACCGGCCTCGTTCCAGACCACCAGGAAGGTGTCGCCATTGTAGGCAATCGCCGGGTTGCTGCCCCCCGACTCAGTCACGGTGAAGGTCAGAATCGCCAGGGGGGCGGTCCCGGAGAACCAGCCCACGACGATCTTCCCCTGAGAACCCTCGGTCCAGACCCCCAGGGAGTCGCTCCCCGAGCCGAAGGCCAGCTGAGGGCTGAAGACATTCGAAGTCACCTGGAAGCTCGAGGGAGCCGTGAGCTGGCCAGCGGGGCTCACATAGGCCCCATAGAGCCCCCAGCTCGGGTAGGCCAGCGTCTCCCAGAGGACCAGGTAGTAGGTGCCATTGAAGATCACCGTGGGGTGGCGGGTGTCGTCGGAGTTGGCGATGTTGCTGATGCGAATGGGGGTGCTGTCGACCACCGCTCCATCCAAGGCCCTCACCCGCTTCCCCCAGATGTCCTCGTTGTAAAAGCGGTTGCTGGGCTCGAGCTTGCTGTAGACCACCAAGAAGTGGGTTCCATCGAAGCTGACCGCGGGATCCGTCACGCGTCCAGCGGGAAGGGGCTGCGCGTCGATGTGGATGGGGGAAGAATCCAGCACGGCTCCGTCGGATGCCCGCACCCGCGCCGCGACGAGTTGGATGGTATTGCCGATGTATTCCGTCCACGCCACGAG
Protein-coding sequences here:
- a CDS encoding short-chain fatty acid transporter, which translates into the protein METLVRIAEGLGRFSARFVPSAFAIAVLLSLLTMGMAIGWAGAAPEAVLSGWGSGFWELLTFSMQMALVMFTGYLLALTAPVRKGLEWLAGLAKGPRGAVALMAFVSMALAYLNWGLSLVASAMLVRFVARRRPEVDYRLLVACAYFGLGATWHSGLSASAPLLVATPGHFLEKQLGVLSIDRTLFSPFNLGLTVAVVAGLTLLAWALHPKPENTVRVDPAVLEKLGDFVPPERPADRSLAVWLDHTRWLNLVFGVLGLLWFARHLALNGGWRALNLNVVNFLFLVLAVLLHGTPARLLKASEEAGGVLHGIVLQFPLYAGIYGIFKTTGLTDQIGELFVSMSTKDTFPAVVYLYSGVVNYFVPSGGSKWAIEAPYLLNAAGTLGVEPEKVVLAYAWGDMATDLIQPFWALPLLTVARLEFKDILGFLLLAFLLYLPFVTAAFFLFG
- a CDS encoding DUF5011 domain-containing protein, yielding MPAHVAVAPSALTPSGEISVPPIHPLATQDQVTPVLAAGNGVYLVAWTEYIGNTIQLVAARVRASDGAVLDSSPIHIDAQPLPAGRVTDPAVSFDGTHFLVVYSKLEPSNRFYNEDIWGKRVRALDGAVVDSTPIRISNIANSDDTRHPTVIFNGTYYLVLWETLAYPSWGLYGAYVSPAGQLTAPSSFQVTSNVFSPQLAFGSGSDSLGVWTEGSQGKIVVGWFSGTAPLAILTFTVTESGGSNPAIAYNGDTFLVVWNEAGGIVKARRVRLSQVKGQPFSDTSFLVGEGATSPAVVSADPQSFLVTHHATRNGVAQLVSTRVLPDGVVPPNAEQTLATTPSTERPAFASLGTVQKAVAYKQYGPSTSYSRIKVRLVEDAQVEACTAGQPAVSLNGAATLTLECGSGPYVDPGAQAFNGCGAPLSVTAYNAGNDSFGSGPNTGAEGTYSVSYAAWDSTGAANAIRTVVVEDQTPPALTLKGPASSTHTCGSPWVDPGVEATDACYGNLTAQVWHTGEVNGWVEGTYTVNYTLTDSGGNSATPVTRTVEVVNCPW